GCAGAGCTTGTGATAGTAAACTACAAACAAGTTGTGACACTAACAGACAAACATCGCCACTTCACTTGAGTACACGTACACAACCCGTGACTTCTCTTGCTTAATGACACCATCTCCTGAAGACGTGAAGCATCTCCTGCAATCATATACATGTAAATGCATCAGTGAACAAGTCCAAAGAAAGATATTTCGAACATTGAAACTATATTTCACATTAACATTGAAACAATACACAATACACAAAGAAAGATATTTCGAACATCAACACAATATTTCACATACACCAAAGACAGATAGACCagaaacagaccacaaacaaaccACAAATAGACCAGAAACAGACCAGAAACAGATCATAAAACCGAAGAGAGTTAGACCAAAGACCAGAAACAGACCAGAAACAGAATTAACCCAACATCTCTGAAATTAGCTTATTCTTTAGCGCTTCTTCATATTCAGTTAGAGGATCTTTCTTGCCAATGAGCCTGTCAAGCAAAGCCATCTTCGAAAGTCTCTCCTTCGCTGCCAAGTCTCTCTCTTTAATAGACCACATGGTCTGATACTCAGAGGCTGACAGGCTATCTGCGATGCTTCTCTTACCAGAGGCTCTTTTGGCTGCCTTAACGCCAGGAGGTCGGTTAGTTGGTTCATCACCGAGGTTGTAAGTTGCTTGAGAGCTTTCTGATTGTGCTCCATCATCACACTTTCTCTTCTTACCACTTACATCGCACCTGCTACTAGCAACTTCACACCATTTCTGGTCATTCCTCAGCTCCTCCCAAGCATGGTGAAGATTGAATTTAATCTCCTGATCGTTGTAGAAGATTTCGTGTGCCAGTTTTACAGTATCAGCCTCGTTCTGACCACTTGTTCTCTGTCTTGTTGCAGCCGCATAGGCTCCACAAAACTTGGATACAAGATCGTTCATCTTCTGCCACCTTTGCTTACATTGGATGGCTGCTCGTTTCACCTCTTGCCACCTTTGGACTTGCTGCGAAGTACGCTGCAATCCGATGCCAGAAAGCACCCGCTTTCTGCTCGTTCCCAACCACAGGGTCCTTGCTAGTGTTTAACCATGCGCTAATGAGCACTAGATCATCTGTGACTGTCCACTTATTTCTTTCCCTCCGCTCTGTAGGTGAGTCTTCACAGAAGCTTGAAGGTTCAGTACATTGAGTACTGAACACATGGAGCTGTGATGATCGGAGCTCACCACGTATCTCGCATAGGGACAGGAAGGAATGGAGGTTGGTGACTGTTCAGGAAGGAATGAATCTTGTTGACTGTTCAAATAGTCAACAAAATTGCTGGACTGACTATATGGATCCTTGTAGAATCCATATCCTCAAATGTCAGAgaataaaagagaagaagaagaaatgtgtTTCACAAGgaataaaagagaagaagaagacagtgttaaaagatgaaaaagaaagagagaaagcaaCGTTTTAATAgaggaaaagagaagaagaagatcaagttAGATACAGGTCTTTTAATTACCATTACTCTTTGAGTTTAGTTGAGTTGAGATGAGTAGACATCTATCTAACTTATTTATTACTACCACACAGTCCTAATGGAACCCTAAAAGCAGCATTCATCTAAGCAATTACTACCACACAGCCCTAACTCTAACAAGCATTTAATTAACCTAACAACTAGCCAGACCAAAGCAATTAGTAAAAAGTTAGCGAATGAGGAGCTGTACTAACCTCACCGACAGTCTTGTGTAGTGGTTGCTTCTTGAAGTTACAGGAGGAGGAGCTTCAGTCGAGAGGTCAAAGCCTCTTAGGCAACAGGAGTCCATAGAATGACAAAAGTCCCTGCCATAATTAACAACACAAACTGTAATCAACACAAACTATAATTAATCTTTCAATCAACACAAACTGTAATGAATCTTACAAGTTATATTACAACAGATACTACATTTCGAGGAGTGATGTTTTAACGAATGCTATTAAGCAATCAACAGAAACCGTAATTAATCTTTCAACAACATCCTAGTTCATACGCATTCACAGATCAAAACAGAACAAGCATGTTGAAGATAAATGTCAGTGTATCCTCATGACTTTTTAACTAAACAATCAGACAAAACCCAAACATGTAATCGATTTTGATCAAACACCAAAACACCACCGTGATCGCTATATTGATTGGACGATGGATGGggattcactacaagaaaacaggacATTAACGACTACAATATTCGTAGCCTATTGGTCGTAATATAGGCTTTACGACCAAAAAGCTTCGAAAAACGATTGGTCGTTAGAAGCTGGTCGTAAATAATTATTCGAGGCATATTGGTCGTAAAGTTACGAGTAAAGACTTTAGTTGTAAAGCAGACGTAAATGTACGACTAAGTAAATTGGTCGTAAGTTCAACGTAAAAGTATTAGTCGTACATGTGACGCACATTTACGTCTCGCAAATTAGATGTATATAGGTCGTAAACTTACGACCAATTTGCTTCTATGTCGATGTTTATTTGTCGAAATATAACGACTACTTTACATCGACGTTAGATGTTCATTGGTCGTAAATTAagccttttatttatttattttagaattttgtatttgattacgaatttaatatattaattaaaatcaaatatttaaatttatttcgattttaatttttaaaatttgataaaattaaaagaaaatatctaacATTCAGAAACATAATAGTatccataatataaaacattcataatactaattaactaaaaccgaaaaaactaAGTGTTAAGGTTTATTTCGTCGAAGAGGTCGGAGCTATGCTCATCCGCACGTCGCTCTAAATCTGCTTGCTCTGCCGGAGTGGGCTCGGGGACAAAGCTCGGACGTAGAGACTGCCACCTAGAGGCAAAAACCGGGCTGATGTTTGGGGTTGTCTCTATCATCAAATCGAACATATTTGACATAAATGCAAATTTGTCCCTGTGATCAGCTATGACTTCTTTGGCCGCAGTCAAATCCCTACGGAGAGAAGATTCTTCTTCCATTCTTGCAGTTTGTTCAGCTCTTGCCCTCGGGACATCGTTGACAGACCCGATCCCGATAATACGTCCCCTTTTCTTCGGGGCAACCTACAATTAAgaaatagatatttaattagtacatatgtaaaattaacttaaagaataaaaaatgtaaataaacatatatatttaagagatcAAATTTTTAACCTGCTCAAAAATTTTGTCTTGTTCGACGGTGGACAGCTGGACCGGTGCACCTTCCGGATTTTGTTGCGACAACTGAGTCTGGACCTCCAAGATGCGAGCCTCAACAGTGTTGTAGATCCTCTCTGCTCGAGGATGCGATAAGGTGCCATCAGAATGCTGGTGTGTCGTCTTGTAAATTCGGACCAGAGATGGTGGTGCTCCTTCTTGGGCAGCctgtataaaaaaatttaaattaaactcaCGCATTAAATAAATagtcaattaatatatatttaataaaaattaagaaagatcAAAGACTTACAATTTGTAGTGCCCTCCCAGCGTGTGGAATCTGTCCGGAAGTATGAGGTACTGGCAGGTTACCATCATCATCGCGGGTCAACCGAGCCATAGAGCAAGTGAGAGACCTCTGAACTGACTTCGGCAAATTCCAATAAGCCTTCAAGCCCTTCCAAACGTCATTGCTGAGGTATGCTTCTTTTGCGTCGTCCCCCAAAACCCTCCACTTCTCCTTCCAATCACCAACAATGTTCTTTAGGCGAGCCATCGCCTTTTTGTAGAACTCTTCCTTCACCTTTTCGTTGACAGCAATGGACCAATTCCATTTTtgctacaataaaaaaaaaaaaattaaataaataattatttttaaaataaacaataaaaactgATATTTAAAACTAGCCGCGAAGCACTTGAACAAAGTCCTCCGAACGTGGTCAGGTGTAAGAGACCAGTTCGGATGCGCTTCCCGGAAGTTTGTCCTGATGATATCTCCAACGCTCTGTCCCTACACAATTGTCCGTCGAAAACCtacaaaatttgaaagaatacaTATATTTAGAGCAATTGTATAATTAGTATATTTAAATgcaattaaaactttaataaattaaaaattaccaGTAAGTGTGGGGTGGTCGATCTGGGTTGATGATTCGTAAACCTTCTCGTCCCGGCATCTGGAGAAGGTCTTCCACTGTATATCTTGCATATGGTGCATTcggtggcaccatcaaatctGGATGAACAAATGCAAGAGCCAGAGCAGCTGCGGGAGCCGGAGCTGCTGCAGGAGCAGGAGCTGCTGCAGGAGCCGGAGCAGCTTCGGGTGCGGTGGACTGCTGCTGAGGATGGTGTGGAGGATGATGCTGCTCATTCTGAGGCTGCTGTGGAGGCTCATCGTTCTGGGGAAAGAACTGAGCAGGGTTATCGAACCGCGGATAGTAAGCTTCAGGGTCATATGCCTGTGGAGGCACATACGGATCGGCATATTGGCTATCAGGCACATTCTCTTGGCCGGGTGCAGTGCCGAAAGTAGAAGCCGATGGATCCGACTGTGGAAGAAAGTTACTCGCGTAAGAGTTTCTATGCGTAAGGTTCCTAATTATCTGTCTACCGCTAGCCATAGCAATATCGTCAAtctgaaaaaacaaacataaaaaatacatggttataaacaattcaaatttattatataaaaataatctaaacctaTTCTAATTTGATCATAATCTAACTCCATCCTAATATAATTCCATCCTAAACTAATTCCAAACCTAAactaaataaggaaactaggaaaaccctaatttcccagaggtcccggatatctgctaataccacacgccaagcaaatcagaacacaataatgacaacgaagaagtataaaaatcgtaaaaagagagcaaagagaagtcttattccgaatttccgtatgagcgtttacaacaaggtataagcctgggctcgagagctgtcggcgagattcctagttctagcaaccctaagacggctaaacctaattgagtcgcagctcgaaataacaaaaacggaaagttgcctaattgctctaattgctaagttttctctccaAAGTTctccctcatgcctctcgcctaggacccttTATATACtgactccaaggtcggtttacgcttttcctcttctgcccttaagccgccatagcataaaaatggagatattccatttttttcgatcttcgttatataaatattatatgtaataCAAAGTGTTTAATAATACAATAGAAACTCGACCACTCATCATCAGAAACATCATCCACTTCATCGTTTTCTTCAAATTCATCTTCGTGAGCTTCGTCTGTTGCATCGTCTGGAATTTCTTCATATCCCTGGTTGTATGGATCAACAAGTAAGATATCATTTGTAGCTTGCTCTAGTACTTCTACTTCATTTACGGTATCTTCTTGTAAAAGTGGTTGTTCATCAGTCAAGACTCGACCCCGAGGTGTAACTTTTATAGCGGCTAACCAAGATATTCCAGATTGTCTAATCCTCGGATATGGAATAAAACAAACTTGGTCTGCTTGAGATGTCAATATGTTGGGttcaaatttgttgtaccttgGTGTAGCATTTATATCAACAACTCCAAACTTGCTTtaccgaacacctctattgacggCGGGGTCAAACCAGTCACATTTGAAGAgaacgcatttcagcttcaccaTGCTGGGGAACTCTACTTCGATGATCTCTTGTAAGATTCCATAGAAATcagtttcacctttcacacatactcCATAGTTCATTGTTGCTCGCCAACTTTCATATCCGTAAGTGTGAAAagtgtagcctcgtgtgaaatacattgATGCTGTGGTGACCTTAGCGACCGGACCTTGTATCATTTCGTGAAACCACTGAGGATAGAATGAATCATTATAATCAACctggatcatcaacatatatatatatataacttcatAATCAACCTTAAATATTATATTGTGATGTGTATACCTGCGTTTTCAACCACTTCACAAAATGTTCGTCTTTCCTTTTGTTGAGATCATTGGTTGATATCCCTGGTATAGCTTCTTCGACTTGGGCAACGAAATCGCTGTTTTAgtccaatatatatatcattaaaaagtactatatatatatatatgtgtggtaAAAATATGTAACGgccaaattaattttaattacctTTCAAATGCCTCAATCTCCTCGCAGTTAAGAAGTATATATGTGTGGGCACTGTGAGCATcatcttcactcgaccaccaaacttCTTTCAATTTCCCACCTAGACGTCCAATCTGACAGAATATGTCTGGAACATCTTCAACAATATATGTCGGCATAACACCACCATAATCATATCTGCTCGTAGTCGTTTTCCGTGTTCGGACTTGGGACCCAAAGTAGTACGACGTGAAGTGAGATGTTTCCTCATTCAAACTCCCAGCAACTATTGAACTTTCCACCCTAGCCAGATTTTTGGTTTTCcctttcaaatatttcatggctcgctcctAAGGATACATCCATCTGTTATGAACAGgcccacgaagcaatgcctcgtACGGAAGGTGGACAACTAAATgttccatgacgtcaaaaaatgatggaggaaaaaTCTTCTCCAAGCTGCACATCAAGATCGGGATATTCTCATCAAGTTGTCTGATGACTTCTATAGTTAAGGTgcgtgtgctaagatctctgaaaaaatttCCGATGCCTGCAAATGTACATGCCAACGTAAGATACTTTTCATAAGTTTTTTTCCAAGAAGAAGTAATAATAGCTTTATTTGTTACTTGCAAGTGCCTCGTGAACATTTTTTGGAAGCACCTCCGTAAATGCAAATGgtagaagtcgttgcataaacacatgacagtCATGGCTCTTCATCCCTGAAAACTTCTGTCCCTGCTGATCAACACATCTTGATAGATTTGAAACATATCCATCAGAAAACTTCACATATGATGCCACCCACTTGAACAACGCTGCTTTTGCTTCTGCTGACAATCTGAAAATGAGAACCGGAATTTTTCCATCGTTTCTAATATGCAGCTTAATCCTAAAACATAATGCAGGCAAATCCAACCTTGAGTtattgttatcttttgtcttcccggGGACGTTCAACAATGTATTGATGATGTTGtcaaagaagttcttctctatatgcatcacatcaagattGTGGCGTAGAAGTAGATTTTTCCAATACGGAagttcccaaaatatactcttcttgtgccaatTATGCTGTGTCCCGTAACCAGCAAACATATTTGCAGTAGTATGCCAATTACCCCCTTTCTTGACTGTGTCTTGTGCACCATAGTAATAAATATCCTTCACGATTTTCTCTCCAGATAAATATGGTGGTGCGGTGTCTCGTACAACCCTTTTTGACCGAAACAATTTCTTGTTCCTTCGGTACGGATGATTAATGGGAAGAAATCtccgatgacaatcaaaccaggacGTCTTTCTACCATTTTTCAGCTGAAATTCGTATGTGCTTCCCATACAATAAGGACaagatagccttccatgcgtcgTCCAACCTGACAACATCCCGTATGCAGGAAAGTCACTAATGGTCCACAAAAGAACTGCTCGCATTGTAAATTTTGTTCTCGTTGAACAATCATATGTCTGCACGCCTGTTGACCATAATTCCTTCAATTCTTCTATCAAAGGCTGTAGAAAAACATCAAGGGACCTCTTCGGATGCTTTGGCCCAGGTATCAATATACTCATGAAAATCAATTCCTTTCCCATACACATCTCTGGTGGAAGGTTGTATGGCGTTAAGAAAACTGGCCAAAGCGAATATTGTcttccagacattccaaatggactaaagtCATCTGTGCAGAGCCCAAGATAAACGTTGCGGGGATTGCTTGCAAATCAGGGTACACCGAATTCAAGtgtttccacgcttttgcatcagAGGGATGATTGATCTCGCCTTCCTTCTGAGTATgttctgcatgccatctcatcgcTGCTGCTGTCttttcagattgatataatctcttCAGTCTATCCTTGATAGGTAAGTACCACATCCGCTGGTACGGCACCCTATTCCGCCCACGTCCTTGCGGTTtatatcgtggcttcttgcaaaaTTTACACTCTAACAATTCTGCATTTTCTCCCCAGTATATCATACAGTTATCTATAcacacatcaatcatctccgaaggtaaACCAAGGCTAtgaaccagtttctgaatctcataataagattcagcacaCCGATTATCTTCAGGCAAATACGCTTTAAACAACTCAGCCCATGCATCCATACAAACTTCAGGTAAGTTATGATCagttttgatattcatcatcctagctgccaATGATAATTTAGAAAGACCTTTGCTACAACCTTCATAAATTGGCTCATTAGCTGCTGCTAGCATCTCATAAaatctttttgcatccaaattagccCCCTCTAAATTTTCTACCTCCTCTATTACTGATCTTGTTTCACGAAATGCATCTGTAACCatatcatgcatcctatcatgatctaccatatgATCCTCTTGAAGGTTAAAACTTTCAGAAGGTAAATGTGGTTCCTCTCTGTTACGAACATTTTCAACctgattactactactagcttcattcctaTTATCAGCTTCTCTGTGGttaaaccagatatagtaatgtgGAGTAAATCCTCTATTTACTATATGTTTCCAAACCGTTTCACTAGCAGCAAACTTGGTATTGTTTCATTTACGACAGGGACAAAACATTTTACCCGTTTCTAGTGTGAGAGACGTCTGTCCGacatggtacatgaacatctcTGCTCCTTTGAGAAATTCTTCTGTTACTCTTCCGCTTGAATCTTTATGCGCATACATCCAACTCCGAAGCTCATagatatttctagaaattttttttactctttctcGTTTTTTTTGTGCATCTTAAGATTGAGGGAGAATATCATATTTATAGGGAAATTTCGATTTTGggtttacaacgaatttacgttTGATAATAACGTAACCACCAATGTGCAACTGCATTCCTTGTAAATTGGTCGTTAATCAGATGGTGCAGCGTTGATGTTTCTTAGTCATATATTTACGACTACTTTACGACTACATGAAAGTTTAGTCATAAACGAGAAGTTAGTTTACGACCAATTTGCGACGAAAACTATTAGTTGCAAAATTACGTCTAAGTTACGACAAACATTCAGGTAGTCGTAACTTAGTCGTAAAGTCGAACGTAATTTACGACTACACATTTGTAGTCGTAAATCATAGTCGTTACTcccacgttttcttgtagtgattaccTTAATGATACGGGTCTTCACCAGCGCTGCATTCACCACACAGAGTGTAGCCGTCGGTGGCGGGTTTCGATGGGTTTCTGACGGAGAAGACGCTAACGACGGAGAGAGTAGTCGTCCGTGGTGGGTTTCGATCGGTCTCTGACGGAGAAGACGATGAGGACAGAGACAGTCGTCGTCGTCGATCGGTCTTCTGACGGAGAAGACCGCAGCCGCCGGAGATGACGCCGTGAGGAGAGTCATCGTCTATCGCGGTTTTGATCGCCGTTTCGATCGCCTCCTTTGTGTCGGAGAAAACAAGAAGCCGACACAAATGAgcgaaagaaagaaaagaaaaataaaattcatctaTTCCCAAGCCGACACGTAGGGGTGGACGTTcgggtatccgttcgggtttgggtcgggtattttagattttcgggtattttggtatagaggtgtagaacccgttcgggtatttctgtacttcgggtcgggttcagatatttttagttcgggttcggttatttcggatcggagTTCGGataattagattttgaaaaaacaaaattaaattttcatttctcaaatttcttgtatttaaaaatataatttcacttaactaattttttttatttttaatagattgaatggttaatagatttcgACATAACATTTTgtaactaaaaagacattaatttggttactgtttttaaaattttgatgtaagtttttgttaattcttgaaataaaaagcttgacatgcattttaagtgagtagcaaatcattttttccgtaattctatgtatatcatatgaacttaaaatatgtgtagtatcaatataaatattctatataaaatgagagatgtaaactagaactATAAGGTTAATTACAcatatatttggttattttcggatatccattcgggttcggatattacccgttcgggttcggatatccaatctctcctaattcaatacccgttcggatattctgctacttcggttcggatttcgatTCAGTTtattcggatcgggttcggataccACTTAGGATATCGGATAAAGTGTCCACCCCTACCGACACGTGTGttaaaaaccaatttaaaaaacGCTCCCACAACACCTTCAGGATCGGTAATGggctttttattttgttttgaattaattaaatGGATAATTTCCCTTAAAACTCAGTTTAGAGTCAGCGATAAACTTGGTCTAATTCATTAAGggcatataatatatttttcaacttTAAATAAGaaggaaaagagagagagaaaatcagAAAACCTAGCTCATTAAGCAAAAGTGAATCTCTGTCAGGACTCaggaacaagaagaagatgggaTTGTTCTCCAACAAGATCTCCAGAGATGAGCTCAAGGCCGGAGATCACATCTATTCATGGCGATCTTACATCTACTCCCATCACGGTTCCATCTccttcactctctctctctcttatccaCATTTTCGCTTACTCTCGATCACGATCTTTAGCTCCTTTCTCTGGGTTCTATGCATTCCATTTCATAGGAATCTATGTAGGAGCCGGTAAAGTCATTCACTTTACTCGTCGAGGTGGTCTTGAAATCGGAACCGGTACGTATCTGGACAAGATCATCGAGATTTCAGTTCCTCGTCACGGAGGAGACAACCCTTGTCCTAATTGCGGAGGCCAATCGACTCTCGACGGCGTGATCTCTTCTTGTCTCGACTGCTTTCTCGCCGGAGGAAACCTTTATCTCTTCCAGTACGATGTCTCCAAGGCTATCCTTGTGGCTAAACAGCGAGGCGGTACCTGCACTACCGCACCTTCAGATCCTCCTGAAGAAGTCGTTCACCGCGCGAGGTACCTTTTATGGGGAAATGGGTTTGGTGAGTACCATCTCTTGGACAACAACTGTGAGGATTTTGCTATCTATTGCAAAACTGGTCTGCTTGTTTTTTCTGTCACCAAGTCTGGAAGTAGCAGCCAAGTCAACGCGGTGTGTGCAGCAGGTGGTGTTGCTTCTTTGGCACTCAGGTATTTAGGGGTGGGAAGGACTGCTGGTCAAGCGGCTTCATTGGCGGTGTCTCCAGCTACGGTGGTTTCTGCTGCAACCAGGGCTGTTACGATGACGCTTGGACTTGTGACTACTGGTTTGGCAGCCGCCGTGGCTGTGGCGGGATATAGTAAATACTGTATCGGTCGTGTGGCTTACGACGTTGGTGTGAGAAAGGATGTTCGCAAAGTCCCTGTGGAAGAGCTTGCTACACTTATGGCAGTTCTAGAAGGCAATATATTGGACAATTTGGACATTACCAACAGCGACAAAAACAAGTAGTGGAAAATTACTTGAGTACACGGTTCATGGATGGTTGGATGAGTCGATGACTAATCTGTTGACTTTGCTTATGCTTTGTTTGTATTGTGTAAACTGTATTTTAACCATTTGTGGAAATGGCAAATACAGTCAACAATATTTATTACTTTCAAGAACTAAACTCTATCAAGAGATTTAGATAAAGATCAACTCCATGATAAAACTGCTTACTTTTCATTTACATAAAGAGAAATGGAGAGTCAAGACAGTAATTAGTTCCTTCCTCAGACATCACTTCAACGATATTTTAATTGCAGGAGACAAATATCTTACTATTAGCAATGGTCTGCTACTGAGAATAGTATGATGGGTGGAATGGCGGCATTACAAATCCAGCTTGCTGACCATAGTAAACAGGTTGAGGAATTGCAGCGGAACCATAAAGCCCAGCAGCTACTGGGTTCATGTAAGGGCCAAGAATACCACCACGTGCTGGGCTCACAAACACCAAAAGGGTTCAACTGTAAGCCATGATGATGACTAGGTTCAATCATAACACCACCAGCTTCTTGTCTAGGAACTTGTGTACCACTGCGATCACGAGGCCGCTTTCTCCCCTTCGGCTTCGGCTGTGGCGGCTCCACGTTGCGTTTCCTCTGCGCCTTCTGTCTCTCCAGCTCCTCCACACGCTCCTCAACTCTCTCCTCAGAGTACTCAGCCTCAAGATTCCGATCTTTGATGATCTTGATCACCGCTTTCAACGCACTAACTTCTTTATCAGTAGCCTCGTTCTGCGACTTGAGAGAGTACTTATCCTCCTTGCAAACTCTCTCAGCAGCGTCTCTCGAGTCCTTAACGTAACCTTTCAACACAGAGACCGGCTCAAACCCGTCACTCATCCCACATTCGCACATAAATGATAAGTCTACAAATGGGCCACGTTGAAGATTAATGGGCCTTTACTCTTATCAACTTTTAAGCATTTTATGCACTATATGTAATCACCATTGTTGTAAGAAACATCTATGGAATTAGGATCATCAATCAAAACGGGTTCAATCCCTAATTTCTTcctctctatcttctcttctacCTCTGC
The window above is part of the Brassica napus cultivar Da-Ae unplaced genomic scaffold, Da-Ae ScsIHWf_545;HRSCAF=820, whole genome shotgun sequence genome. Proteins encoded here:
- the LOC125604418 gene encoding glutathione S-transferase T2-like translates to MNDLVSKFCGAYAAATRQRTSGQNEADTVKLAHEIFYNDQEIKFNLHHAWEELRNDQKWCEVASSRCDVSGKKRKCDDGAQSESSQATYNLGDEPTNRPPGVKAAKRASGKRSIADSLSASEYQTMWSIKERDLAAKERLSKMALLDRLIGKKDPLTEYEEALKNKLISEMLG
- the LOC125604416 gene encoding protein LEAD-SENSITIVE 1-like, translated to MGLFSNKISRDELKAGDHIYSWRSYIYSHHGIYVGAGKVIHFTRRGGLEIGTGTYLDKIIEISVPRHGGDNPCPNCGGQSTLDGVISSCLDCFLAGGNLYLFQYDVSKAILVAKQRGGTCTTAPSDPPEEVVHRARYLLWGNGFGEYHLLDNNCEDFAIYCKTGLLVFSVTKSGSSSQVNAVCAAGGVASLALRYLGVGRTAGQAASLAVSPATVVSAATRAVTMTLGLVTTGLAAAVAVAGYSKYCIGRVAYDVGVRKDVRKVPVEELATLMAVLEGNILDNLDITNSDKNK